One region of Miscanthus floridulus cultivar M001 chromosome 19, ASM1932011v1, whole genome shotgun sequence genomic DNA includes:
- the LOC136526685 gene encoding uncharacterized protein translates to MGDDLKASIEALTKTVTSMQKSIEANAKAIADLTIASSSTSGGRSGSGGEHHQDRPPKHWRPEFPRYDGKSDPLIFLNQCESFFTQQRIMPEERTWMASYNLQEAAQLWYMRVQTDEGTPPWPCFKELLNLRFGPPLRSAPLFELASCRRTATVEEYQDRFQALLPRAGHLDEAQRVQLFTGGLLPPLSLQVQNQNPQTLVAAMSLARQMELLEHVEEDDDDTTENTPATEAPVFSLHAVAGVPMGNPILLRVALGATTLVALVDTGSMHNFIGEAAVHRTGLSIQPRPRLTATVMNGEKVACPGVLR, encoded by the exons ATGGGAGATGATCTCAAGGCTTCCATCGAGGCACTCACCAAGACCGTCACCTCGATGCAGAAGTCGATCGAGGCCAACGCCAAGGCCATTGCCGACCTGACCATCGCTAGTTCGTCCACGTCCGGCGGCCGATCGGGATCTGGAGGCGAACACCACCAAGACCGGCCGCCCAAGCACTGGCGTCCCGAGTTTCCGCGCTACGATGGCAAGAGTGACCCGCTGATCTTCCTCAACCAGTGCGAGTCCTTCTTCACGCAGCAGCGGATCATGCCGGAGGAACGGACGTGGATGGCGTCCTACAATCTCCAAGAGGCGGCACAACTTTGGTACATGCGGGTGCAGACGGACGAGGGGACGCCGCCATGGCCGTGcttcaaggagctcctcaacctcCGATTTGGACCGCCACTCCGTTCGGCCCCCCTCTTCGAGCTCGCGTCTTGCCGGCGTACGGCCACGGTGGAGGAATACCAAGACCGGTTCCAAGCCCTCCTACCCCGTGCAGGCCACCTCGACGAAGCGCAGCGTGTACAACTGTTCACGGGAGGTCTCCTCCCCCCGCTCAGTCTCCAGGTGCAGAACCAGAACCCGCAGACCTTGGTGGCGGCCATGAGCCTCGCGCGCCAGATGGAGCTCCTAGAGCA CGTCGAGGAAGATGACGACGACACCACCGAGAACACGCCAGCCACCGAGGCGCCGGTGTTCTCCCTCCACGCCGTGGCGGGCGTCCCCATGGGCAACCCGATCCTGCTTAGGGTGGCCCTGGGTGCCACGACCCTCGTCGCCCTGGTTGATACGGGCTCCATGCATAACTTCATCGGGGAGGCAGCCGTGCACCGGACAGGGCTCTCCATCCAGCCACGCCCGCGCCTCACAGCAACGGTCATGAACGGGGAGAAGGTGGCTTGCCCCGGCGTCCTCCGGTAG